A window from Citrus sinensis cultivar Valencia sweet orange chromosome 5, DVS_A1.0, whole genome shotgun sequence encodes these proteins:
- the LOC107176025 gene encoding uncharacterized protein LOC107176025: MSESSENSKLHENPNLLKVIPPPLPKDRSTKKARFRSHGTNEDNPPPLSFKDALVPPSQHKNFDDIEMENDWDFEPDDVTNSVVVKLLGRNIGYKVLCNRLKVVWPMIQDFSVIDLKNNYFLVRLHSPKDAIYALTEGPWVIFGHYLTVQPWTPQFDSTITDIASATVWIRLPGTAFHLYDKRIPLKFNLDGKIQKVEYEGLPIICYQCGKYGHNNIVCPEKQVSNGAKVGNSESIPLVNMTVDKDGASAVANNSSEKLGPWMIVARKERPKVVVDKENITDSERNQ, encoded by the exons ATGTCGGAGAGCTCTGAAAACTCTAAACTCCACGAAAACCCTAACTTGCTGAAAGTGATTCCACCCCCGTTGCCTAaagatcggtccacaaaaaaGGCTCGCTTTCGTAGCCATGGTACGAACGAGGATAATCCACCACCGCTCTCTTTCAAGGATGCGCTTGTACCCCCTAGCCAACACAAAAACTTTGATGATATTGAGATGGAAAATGACTGGGACTTTGAACCTGACGATGTGACG AATTCTGTGGTAGTGAAGTTATTAGGGAGAAACATTGGATATAAGGTTTTGTGTAATCGGCTGAAGGTAGTGTGGCCTATGATTCAGGATTTTTCAGTGATTGACCTAAAAAACAATTACTTTTTAGTTCGCCTCCACTCACCAAAGGATGCAATCTATGCTTTAACTGAGGGGCCATGGGTAATCTTTGGGCACTATTTAACAGTACAACCTTGGACTCCTCAATTCGATAGCACCATTACTGATATCGCCTCTGCAACTGTTTGGATCCGACTACCTGGTACGGCTTTTCATTTATACGATAAGCGTATTCCACTGAAG TTTAATTTAGACGGAAAAATTCAGAAGGTTGAATACGAAGGGTTGCCAATTATATGTTACCAGTGTGGTAAATATGGCCACAATAATATTGTTTGTCCTGAAAAACAAGTTTCGAATGGGGCTAAGGTCGGTAATTCTGAGAGCATTCCACTAGTTAATATGACAGTTGATAAGGATGGTGCCTCAGCTGTGGCTAACAACAGTAGTGAGAAATTAGGTCCATGGATGATTGTGGCACGGAAAGAGAGACCTAAAGTAGTTGTGGACAAGGAAAATATCACCGATTCGGAGAGGAATCAGTGA
- the LOC102617831 gene encoding coumarin 8-geranyltransferase 1b, chloroplastic-like has translation MLQMQCLNLAPKFNPLQSPGCSRKFASPIVTQRHKSSIKCSSQSSFSFPNQNKISHNNNKPPCKPLVPLALQDGHALQQSEDDNKPAAAPSFLEVVKRKLNAISHVTRYYAQINIIVSVTSVCFLPVQSLSQVTPAFLLGVLKAVVAQIFMNISLCSLNQICDVEIDKINKPYLPLASGELSMGTGIAICAGSALLSLALAFLSGSPAVLCAVIAWGLTGAAYSVPLPFLRWKSHTFMAPFTLVILMGLILQIPYFIHSQTYLLGKPFEVTGPFVFATAIMSIYAFVNGLLKDLPDVEGDKAFGMQTLCVLLGKEKVLPLCVNMMLLGFGGAVVAGATSTLMISKLVTIIGHIILALMMWLRSRKVDLDNFDSQFGFYMFLWQLNYVEYILIHFLR, from the exons ATGCTTCAAATGCAGTGCTTAAACCTCGCTCCAAAATTCAATCCTTTGCAAAGTCCTG GTTGCTCTAGAAAATTTGCATCACCAATAGTGACACAGAGACACAAGTCCTCAATCAAATGCTCCTCTCAAAGCTCATTTTCTTTcccaaatcaaaacaaaatttcccacaataataataaaccacCGTGCAAACCCCTAGTTCCTTTGGCGCTACAAGATGGTCATGCATTACAACAATCTGAGGATGATAATAAACCAGCTGCAGCTCCAAGCTTTCTTGAAGTTGTCAAGAGGAAGTTGAATGCAATCAGCCATGTAACTCGCTATTATGCCCAAATTAACATT ATTGTATCGGTAACATCGGTTTGCTTTCTTCCCGTACAAAGCCTCTCTCAGGTTACTCCCGCATTTCTTTTGGGAGTATTGaag GCTGTAGTGGCACAGATATTTATGAACATTTCTCTGTGCTCCCTAAACCAGATTTGTGATGTTGAAATAGAcaag ATTAACAAGCCGTATCTGCCACTTGCTTCTGGGGAGTTGTCAATGGGAACTGGAATTGCAATTTGTGCAGGATCTGCACTCCTG AGTCTGGCTTTGGCATTTCTGTCTGGATCTCCCGCTGTTCTTTGCGCAGTAATCGCGTGGGGTTTAACAGGAGCAGCTTATTCCGTCCCA CTTCCCTTTCTTAGATGGAAGTCACATACATTTATGGCTCCATTCACTCTCGTGATTCTTATGGGACTTATACTTCAAATACCTTACTTCATACACAGCCAG ACATACCTGCTTGGTAAACCTTTCGAAGTGACAGGACCATTTGTCTTTGCAACCGCTATAATGTCCATCTACGCATTTGTAAACGGACTTCTCAAG gatTTGCCCGATGTTGAAGGAGACAAAGCATTTGGCATGCAAACACTCTGCGTCCTTTTGGGCAAAGAAAAA gTACTTCCACTTTGCGTAAATATGATGTTACTGGGTTTCGGAGGCGCTGTAGTTGCTGGGGCAACTTCAACTTTGATGATAAGCAAGCTTGTCACT ATAATTGGGCACATCATACTTGCTCTCATGATGTGGCTTCGATCTCGAAAAGTTGATCTCGATAATTTTGATTCACAATTTGGTTTTTACATGTTCCTTTGGCAG TTAAATTATGTTGAATACATCCTTATCCATTTTCTACGCTGA